In one Arachis duranensis cultivar V14167 chromosome 9, aradu.V14167.gnm2.J7QH, whole genome shotgun sequence genomic region, the following are encoded:
- the LOC107466709 gene encoding probable 6-phosphogluconolactonase 4, chloroplastic yields MIQTPFRSLTNPTQVLLPPSSSSSSSCPSSLRFSSTLFSFRGFSLSSVTPKHKSPLLSPLKSSMAESQKSNAVVEVFEKEELPVSLAKYVADVSNKFTTERGAFTVCLSGGSLISYLRKLLEPPYVDSLEWSKWHVFWVDERVVPKTHEDSNYKLAYDGLLSKVPIPPGNVYAINDALSAEGAAEDYETCLRQLVKNGVIASSSVTGFPKFDLMLLGMGPDGHVASLFPGHPLLKENKKWVTFIKDSPKPPPERITFTFPVINSSAYTALVVTGAGKSDAVHSALRGSQNSPKLPAAMVSPEGELKWFLDKGAASKL; encoded by the exons ATGATTCAAACCCCGTTTCGCTCTCTCACTAACCCAACCCAAGTTCTTCTTccgccttcttcttcttcttcttcttcttgccctTCTTCCCTCAGATTCTCGTCGACCCTCTTCTCCTTCAGAGGGTTTTCTCTTTCTTCGGTTACTCCGAAACACAAAAGTCCGCTTTTGTCACCTTTGAAATCGTCGATGGCGGAGTCCCAGAAGAGCAATGCGGTTGTCGAGGTCTTCGAAAAAGAGGAGCTTCCGGTGTCTCTGGCCAAATACGTCGCTGATGTCTCCAACAAGTTCACCACTGAAAGAGGCGCTTTCACCGTTTGCTTGTCCGGTGGCTCTCTCATCAGTTATCTCAG GAAATTGCTGGAACCACCTTATGTTGATTCTCTTGAATGGTCTAAGTGGCATGTGTTTTGGGTGGATGAGAGAGTAGTGCCCAAGACTCATGAAGATAGTAACTACAAACTTGCTTATGATGGATTGCTATCCAAG GTGCCCATTCCTCCTGGCAATGTTTATGCAATCAATGATGCCCTGTCAGCTGAGGGAGCGGCTGAGGATTACGAGACATGTCTCAGACAGTTGGTCAAGAACGGTGTGATAGCTTCATCATCAGTCACCGGATTCCCCAAATTTGATCTCATGCTGCTTGGTATGGGTCCAGATGGCCATGTAGCATCTTTATTCCCAGGGCATCCTCTTTTGAAGGAGAATAAAAAATGGGTTACCTTCATCAAGGACTCCCCAAAACCGCCCCCGGAGCGTATAACTttcacttttccagtgatcaatTCCTCTGCTTACACTGCACTTGTGGTGACCGGTGCTGGAAAATCGGACGCAGTTCACTCTGCGCTGCGCGGATCTCAAAATTCTCCTAAGCTTCCTGCTGCAATGGTTTCACCTGAAGGAGAGTTGAAATGGTTCTTAGACAAGGGTGCAGCCTCAAAGCTGTAG
- the LOC107466704 gene encoding pyruvate kinase 1, cytosolic, whose translation MQSSPMLLEEPIRMASILEPSKPSFFPAMTKIVGTLGPKSRSIDTISRCLDAGMSVARFDFSWGDPEYHQETLENLRAAIKTTKKLCAVMLDTVGPEVQVVNRTDRPISLEADTLVVLTPDQSKEATPNLLPVNFSELSKAVKKGDTIFIGKYLFTGSETTSVWLEVSEVNGEDVTCLIKNSATLSGSLYTLHVSQIRINLPTLTDKDKEVISTWGVRNNIDFLSLYARHVEDVRHAREFLSKLGDLKQTQVYAKIENIEGLNHFDEILREADGVILSRGNLGIDLPPEKVFLFQKAAIYKCNMAGKPVVVTRVVDTMTDNLRPTRAEATDVANAVLDGSDAILLGAETLRGLYPVETISIVGKICAEAEKVYNQDLYFKKTVKHVGEPMSHLESIASSAVRAAIKVRASVIICFTSSGRAARLIAKYRPTMPVISVVIPQLKTDQLRWTFTGAFEARQSLIIRGLFPMLADPQHPAESKSGANESILKVALDHGKAFGIIKPHDRVVVCQKVGDSSVVKIIELED comes from the exons ATGCAGTCAAGTCCTATGCTTCTCGAAGAACCTATCAGGATGGCATCCATACTTGAGCCATCTAAGCCT AGTTTCTTTCCAGCTATGACTAAGATTGTTGGCACACTCGGTCCAAAGTCTCGTTCAATCGACACAATTTCGCGTTGCCTTGATGCAGGAATGTCTG TTGCAAGGTTTGATTTCTCGTGGGGAGATCCAGAATACCACCAAGAGACATTGGAAAACTTGAGGGCTGCTATCAAAACTACCAAGAAACTCTGTGCA GTTATGCTAGATACGGTCGGTCCAGAAGTACAAGTTGTGAATAGAACCGATCGACCAATTTCCCTCGAAGCAGATACATTAGTTGTATTAACTCCGGATCAAAGCAAAGAAGCTACGCCGAATCTCTTGCCAGTAAATTTTAGTGAACTATCAAAG GCTGTGAAGAAGGGTGATACTATTTTTATTGGAAAATACTTGTTTACTGGAAGTGAGACAACTTCTGTATGGCTGGAG GTCAGCGAGGTGAATGGCGAAGATGTCACTTGTCTTATAAAAAATTCGGCTACACTTTCTGGGTCACTATATACATTACATGTTTCTCAGATTCGTATTAATCTTCCCACTCTTACTGATAAGGATAAGGAG GTAATTAGCACATGGGGTGTTAGAAACAATATCGATTTCCTTTCACTGTATGCTCGGCATGTAGAAGATGTTCGCCAT GCCCGCGAGTTTTTGTCTAAATTAGGTGACCTCAAGCAGACACAGGTTTATGCAAAGATTGAAAATATAGAG GGATTGAACCATTTTGATGAGATACTGAGAGAAGCAGATGGTGTCATCCTTTCGCGTGGAAATCTAGGGATCGATCTCCCACCTGAGAAG gtgtttttatttcaaaaagcTGCTATTTACAAGTGTAACATGGCTGGAAAGCCAGTTGTTGTTACACGTGTTGTCGACACTATGACCGATAATCTAAGACCTACTCGTGCTGAAGCAACTGATGTTGCCAATGCAGTGTTGGATG GCAGTGATGCTATTCTCCTTGGGGCGGAGACGTTGCGGGGACTATACCCTGTAGAGACCATTTCTATTGTTGGGAAAATTTGTGCCGAG GCAGAGAAAGTTTATAATCAAGATTTGTATTTCAAGAAGACTGTCAAACATGTTGGAGAACCGATGAGCCACTTGGAATCAATTGCTTCATCTGCG GTACGAGCAGCCATCAAGGTTAGGGCCTCCGTTATTATTTGCTTCACATCATCTGGAAGAGCTGCAAg GTTGATTGCTAAGTATAGGCCTACTATGCCTGTGATATCTGTTGTTATTCCTCAGCTGAAAACCGATCAACTCCGTTGGACATTCACGGGCGCTTTCGAG GCAAGGCAATCACTCATTATCAGAGGCCTTTTCCCTATGCTGGCCGATCCTCAACATCCG GCTGAATCTAAAAGTGGAGCAAATGAATCAATTTTAAAGGTTGCTTTAGACCATGGCAAGGCTTTCGGCATTATAAAGCCACATGACCGAGTTGTTGTTTGCCAGAAGGTTGGTGATTCATCAGTTGTGAAAATTATTGAGCTTGAAGATTAA